One segment of Bombus pascuorum chromosome 6, iyBomPasc1.1, whole genome shotgun sequence DNA contains the following:
- the LOC132907809 gene encoding low molecular weight phosphotyrosine protein phosphatase-like: MNIFLKVKINLRLVNSNMSPKKKVLMVCLGNSCRSPIAEAVFYNEIKKLNLSDVWEVNSAALLQYHVGNSPEPRTMSTLKKRGITHYTHIARQITKEDFYKFDWIFGMDSGIVFDLCQMQPEDSQAKIELLGKYDPNGELNIRDPLFDSDSAGFEKAFEQAARSIKVFLEQHKDIVNT, from the exons atgaatatctttttaaaggtgaaaattaatttaagattAGTAAACAGCAACATGTCACCAAAAAAGAAAGTGTTAATGGTGTGTTTAG gAAACAGCTGTCGTTCTCCAATAGCAGAAGCAGTAttttacaatgaaataaaaaagttaaatcTTTCTGATGTTTGGGAAGTAAATAGTGCTGCACTTTTACAGTATCACGTAGGTAACAGTCCAGAGCCTAGAACTATGTCTACGCTCAAAAAGAGGGGTATTACACATTATACTCACATAGCGAGACAg ATAACAAAGGAAGATTTCTACAAATTTGATTGGATATTTGGAATGGATAGTGGAATAGTATTTGATCTCTGTCAAATGCAACCAGAAGATAGTCAAGCAAAAATTGAACTTCTTGGAAAATATGATCCGAATGgagaattaaatataagaGACCCGTTATTT gACAGTGACAGTGCTGGATTTGAAAAGGCATTCGAGCAAGCTGCAAGAAGCATAAAAGTATTTCTGGAACAACATAAAG atattgtaaatacataa
- the LOC132907797 gene encoding guanine deaminase isoform X1, whose amino-acid sequence MSQSAREKVFVGPFIHSNEQGDLIIVDRGMIHVKNGKISNIVINPNLDDIKNENVSVLSNSQFLVPGFIDCHIHAVQLPNLGVGYDKQLLEWLETYTFPLEKKYTDEKFAEKVFNTVVKQTIKSGTTTACYFASLYSKASIILGQVAAKKGQRAFIGKISMNVKRSDNYYETTEQSIENINKFIEDLAKLNSPLIKPIITPRFALSCDMTLMKKLGKLAKEKNLHIQTHVSENQDEVEAVKNNFPEYPSYAAVYDAAGLLTNKTVLAHGIYLSDNELVLLNERDTAIIHCPSSNTCLKSGLCDIQRLKSKQIKIGLGTDVSGGQSCSILDAMRLALQVSIHLSLMKDNYKALNYKDVFHMATLGGAAALAIDNQVGNFEVGKEFDALIVDTDVSDGLLNNLQSSTLEERFQKFIYSGDDRNIIEVYISGCKVK is encoded by the exons ATGTCTCAATCTGCCAGAGAAAAAGTATTTGTTGGTCCATTTATTCATTCTAACGAACAGGGAGATTTGATTATCGTCGACCGTGGTATGATACACGTTAAAAACGGCAAA atctctaatatagtaataaatccGAACTTAGATgatataaaaaacgaaaatgttAGTGTTCTCAGCAATAGTCAATTTTTAGTACCAGGATTTATTGATTGTCATATTCATGCTGTTCAACTTCCTAATTTAGGAGTTGGATATGATAAACAACTTTTAGAATGGCTGGAGACTTATACTTTTCccttagaaaagaaatatacagatgaaaaatttgctgaaaaagtatttaatacaGTTGTG AAACAGACTATAAAGAGTGGTACAACAACAGCATGTTATTTTGCATCTCTCTATTCAAAAGCATCTATAATCCTTGGACAAGTAGCAGCTAAAAAGGGTCAACGAGCATTCATTGGGAAAATAAGTATGAATGTAAAACGTAgtgataattattatgaaactACTGAACaatctatagaaaatataaacaaatttatagaagatttggctaaattaaat agTCCTCTAATAAAGCCAATTATAACACCAAGATTTGCCTTAAGCTGTGATATGACactaatgaaaaaattaggaaaactagcaaaagaaaaaaatcttcATATACAG actCATGTATCAGAAAATCAAGATGAAGTAGAAGCTGTGAAGAATAACTTTCCTGAATATCCTTCTTATGCAGCTGTATATGATGCAGCTGGACTTCTTACAAATAag ACAGTGTTAGCTCATGGGATATATCTTTCAGATAATGAACTTGTATTATTAAATGAGCGTGATACAGCAATTATACACTGTCCTTCATCAAATACATGTTTAAAAAGCGGTCTTTGTGATATTCAAAGACTGAAAAGCAAACAGATTAAGATTGGACTTGGCACtg atGTATCAGGTGGACAAAGTTGTAGTATTTTAGATGCAATGAGATTAGCTTTACAAGTATCGATCCATTTGTCCTTAATGAAGGATAATTATAAAGCGCTTAATTATAAAGATGTATTTCATATGGCTACTTTAGGAGGTGCAGCAG CCCTTGCGATAGATAATCAAGTAGGGAATTTCGAAGTCGGTAAAGAATTTGATGCTCTTATTGTGGATACAGATGTAAGTGATGGACTTTTGAATAATTTGCAAAGCAGTACCTTGGAAGAAcgatttcaaaaattcatttattccgGAGATGATCGTAACATTATTGAAGTGTATATAAGTGGATGTAAAgttaaataa
- the LOC132907797 gene encoding guanine deaminase isoform X2 produces MIHVKNGKISNIVINPNLDDIKNENVSVLSNSQFLVPGFIDCHIHAVQLPNLGVGYDKQLLEWLETYTFPLEKKYTDEKFAEKVFNTVVKQTIKSGTTTACYFASLYSKASIILGQVAAKKGQRAFIGKISMNVKRSDNYYETTEQSIENINKFIEDLAKLNSPLIKPIITPRFALSCDMTLMKKLGKLAKEKNLHIQTHVSENQDEVEAVKNNFPEYPSYAAVYDAAGLLTNKTVLAHGIYLSDNELVLLNERDTAIIHCPSSNTCLKSGLCDIQRLKSKQIKIGLGTDVSGGQSCSILDAMRLALQVSIHLSLMKDNYKALNYKDVFHMATLGGAAALAIDNQVGNFEVGKEFDALIVDTDVSDGLLNNLQSSTLEERFQKFIYSGDDRNIIEVYISGCKVK; encoded by the exons ATGATACACGTTAAAAACGGCAAA atctctaatatagtaataaatccGAACTTAGATgatataaaaaacgaaaatgttAGTGTTCTCAGCAATAGTCAATTTTTAGTACCAGGATTTATTGATTGTCATATTCATGCTGTTCAACTTCCTAATTTAGGAGTTGGATATGATAAACAACTTTTAGAATGGCTGGAGACTTATACTTTTCccttagaaaagaaatatacagatgaaaaatttgctgaaaaagtatttaatacaGTTGTG AAACAGACTATAAAGAGTGGTACAACAACAGCATGTTATTTTGCATCTCTCTATTCAAAAGCATCTATAATCCTTGGACAAGTAGCAGCTAAAAAGGGTCAACGAGCATTCATTGGGAAAATAAGTATGAATGTAAAACGTAgtgataattattatgaaactACTGAACaatctatagaaaatataaacaaatttatagaagatttggctaaattaaat agTCCTCTAATAAAGCCAATTATAACACCAAGATTTGCCTTAAGCTGTGATATGACactaatgaaaaaattaggaaaactagcaaaagaaaaaaatcttcATATACAG actCATGTATCAGAAAATCAAGATGAAGTAGAAGCTGTGAAGAATAACTTTCCTGAATATCCTTCTTATGCAGCTGTATATGATGCAGCTGGACTTCTTACAAATAag ACAGTGTTAGCTCATGGGATATATCTTTCAGATAATGAACTTGTATTATTAAATGAGCGTGATACAGCAATTATACACTGTCCTTCATCAAATACATGTTTAAAAAGCGGTCTTTGTGATATTCAAAGACTGAAAAGCAAACAGATTAAGATTGGACTTGGCACtg atGTATCAGGTGGACAAAGTTGTAGTATTTTAGATGCAATGAGATTAGCTTTACAAGTATCGATCCATTTGTCCTTAATGAAGGATAATTATAAAGCGCTTAATTATAAAGATGTATTTCATATGGCTACTTTAGGAGGTGCAGCAG CCCTTGCGATAGATAATCAAGTAGGGAATTTCGAAGTCGGTAAAGAATTTGATGCTCTTATTGTGGATACAGATGTAAGTGATGGACTTTTGAATAATTTGCAAAGCAGTACCTTGGAAGAAcgatttcaaaaattcatttattccgGAGATGATCGTAACATTATTGAAGTGTATATAAGTGGATGTAAAgttaaataa
- the LOC132907795 gene encoding U3 small nucleolar RNA-interacting protein 2: MPYLPIRFANYALFEKCTMFIEYRVRHRRILPVTFHVAGCSIDYYRDFLITVADNACLRKISHVVGAREVKIRLKKHFVNMSFFIRNKQGSGGIKRKFNGYNKKGKTKKINKFIPDDNESIASTDEELAEENQRNEKYESEEEEETAQEKRVRLAKKYLQQIEEEERDRAEFEEGAVTRRLQEEYLEEKGRLRKTVASNYINHGEPIVLKCKEHKNSITCLCLSSNGKFLYSGSKDGSLVKWCLKERAKLKAVKGKRKSEAGMKYVQCLAISTDGKFLVAGDSGCKHILVFCGDTLNHIKNLQGHRDSVTSLVFRRDTHTLYSGSKDRSVKVWNLGDMAYVESLFGHQNGVTSIDALSRERAITSGGFDGTIRIWKIVEESQLIFNGHVGSIDTVKLINEEHFFSCGDDGQLCVWGCLKKKPLCSVPDAHGKDETNNQPMWISSIATLLNTDLVASGSRNGVIRLWQCGDSFRSLNPLFEIQLTGFVNALCFTSDGTQLIAGIGQEHRLGRWWRIPEAKNSIVIIPLIQTKDK, encoded by the exons ATGCCTTATTTACCGATCAGGTTTGCCAATTACGCATTATTCGAAAAATGTACTATGTTCATTGAATATAGAGTGCGCCATCGTCGTATCCTACCGGTGACTTTCCATGTAGCGGGTTGTAGCATAGATTACTATCGTGATTTCTTGATTACAGTTGCTGACAATGCttgtttaagaaaaataagcCATGTGGTAGGAGCAAGAGAGGttaaaattcgtttgaaaaagcattttgtaaatatgtcattttttattcgaaataaacaAGGTAGCGGAGGAATTAAAAGAaag tttaatggttataataaaaaggggaagacaaagaagataaataagTTTATACCTGATGATAATGAAAGTATTGCCAGTACAGACGAAGAACTTGCAGAAGAAAATCAGag aaatgaaaaatatgaaagcgaggaagaagaagaaactgcTCAGGAGAAGCGTGTAAGACTTGCAAAAAAATACCTTCAGCAAATCGAAGAAGaag agaGAGATAGAGCAGAATTTGAAGAAGGAGCAGTAACAAGAAGATTACAAGAGGAATATTTAGAAGAAAAGGGAAGGTTACGAAAGACTGTAGCTTCAAATTATATCAATCATGGTGAACCAATTGTTCTAAAATGTaaagaacataaaaattcaattacctGTTTATGTCTCTCTAGcaatggaaaatttttatattctggTTCAAAGGATGGTAGTTTAGTTAAAT ggTGTTTAAAAGAAAGAGCAAAATTGAAAGCCgttaaaggaaaaaggaaatcgGAGGCTGGaatgaaatatgtacaatGTTTGGCAATTAGTACTGATGGTAAATTTTTG GTAGCAGGAGATAGTggttgtaaacatattctaGTATTTTGTGGGGATACCTTAAACCACATAAAAAACTTGCAAGGTCATAGGGATAGTGTTACCAGCTTAGTCTTCCGTAGAGATACACACACGTTGTATTCCGGTTCTAAAGATAGAAGCGTAAAAGTATGGAATTTAGGTGATATGGCATATGTTGAATCTTT aTTTGGACATCAAAATGGTGTTACATCGATTGACGCGCTTTCGCGTGAACGAGCTATAACTAGCGGTGGTTTCGATGGGACGATAAGAATTTGGAAAATCGTAGAAGAATCACAACTTATATTCAATGGACATGTTGGTAGCATAGATACCGTAAAGCTTATAAACGAAGAACACTTTTTTAGTTGTGGAGACGATGGACAATTATGCGTTTGGGgttgtttaaagaaaaaacCTTTATGTTCGGTGCCAGACGCTCATGGAAAAGATGAAACCAATAATCAACCAATGTGGATTTCGAGTATAGCTACTTTACTCAATACAGATCTAGTTGCATCAg GATCACGAAATGGTGTTATCAGATTATGGCAATGCGGCGATTCCTTCAGATCATTGAATCCGTTATTTGAGATACAATTAACAGGGTTCGTGAATGCACTATGTTTCACTTCGGATGGAACTCAACTTATTGCTGGAATTGGTCAAGAACACAGACTTGGAAGATGGTGGCGCATACCAGAAGCAAAAAATTCTATAGTTATAATACCGTTAATTCAAACAAAAgataaatag
- the LOC132907811 gene encoding low molecular weight phosphotyrosine protein phosphatase-like, which translates to MVQKKRVLMVCLGNICRSPIAEAVFNNEINLLGLNDSWEVESAAIIGYHTGKSPDRRAMSTLKEKGITNYSHKARTVKIDDFTTFDWIFGMDNSNIEELNNMKPANCTAKIELLGKYNPEGEIIIEDPYYMNNNDGFYEAYEQSERCIKAFLQQFTR; encoded by the exons atggttCAAAAAAAAAGGGTACTTATGGTTTGTTTAg GAAATATTTGTCGTTCACCAATTGCCGAAGCAGTTTTcaacaacgaaataaatttattaggtTTGAATGATTCTTGGGAAGTAGAAAGTGCAGCAATCATAGGATATCATACAGGTAAAAGTCCGGATCGTAGAGCTATGTCTACGCTAAAAGAAAAGGGTATCACTAACTATTCTCATAAAGCACGAACA GTCAAGATAGATGATTTTACCACATTTGATTGGATATTTGGAATGGATAATAGCAATAttgaagaattaaataatatgaaaccTGCGAATTGTACTGCTAAGATTGAACTTCTTGGAAAGTATAATCCAGAGGGAGAAATCATAATCGAAGATCCTTActat ATGAACAACAATGATGGATTTTATGAGGCATATGAGCAGAGTGAACGGTGTATAAAAGCTTTCTTGCAACAATTTACAAG ATGA